A part of Anolis carolinensis isolate JA03-04 unplaced genomic scaffold, rAnoCar3.1.pri scaffold_10, whole genome shotgun sequence genomic DNA contains:
- the eloa gene encoding elongin-A, whose amino-acid sequence MAESVLEVVGKLQSRLSGGAEPKKLMKNLKRLSELPITVDILLETGVGKTVNGLRKHEQVGDFAKNLVARWKKLVPVPPEAERHNHEPADRSYDRSIQRKRQRDPSPKEEEEVEQDYTEAYQPSCSQSYHLEHGAKKTKRYSEPERAHETVSYDIPEDRTWDRESPVLSDQEGSDYGQTASPEPSDVPQELYVDFCRTEEEEREQKSLHRKAAKGHSFQDRQEGNHSRNFSDAQDKTGSGRSKEHKSSHKEKQRLEAKGEDRAPAFGLERMHKSSSKESALMGSSKERPKALDSSKREKKREGGSAKKEKLHLDSEEALDDHVKKPKHPDSDRAKPEKVKLGDREKVKPEGDSSTKSKEKKSSGSLKSSEGKPKAPDSHKRTAAFSPPNPGEGEVEDVYERPTMSFESYLSYDQPQKKKKKVVKPPPPVVEKEKDRGHGKQNGSKASAKSSDTSQKPQKQSSEKKAPGVSKAKKIPIDVVPTLPDIPLPPIQANYRPLPSLESIPLAQPKRKALSSPIEEDEAGFTGRRLNSKMQVYSGSKTAYLPKMMTLHEQCIRVLSNNIDSIYEVGGVPYSVLEPVLERCTPEQLYRIEECNHVLIEDTDRLWHIHCVRDFKKEKPEEFESWREMYLRLHDAREQRLLLLTQNIRSAHANKPRGRVAKMAFVNSAAKPPRDVRRRQEKFGTGAAAVPERIKIKPVLYMPMKSSHVPAEEEQSYDGPSTSSGHSGPSMGSTSSVSYDPRKPPVKKIAPMMAKTIKAFKNRFSRR is encoded by the exons ATGGCGGAGTCGGTGCTCGAAGTTGTGGGGAAGCTGCAGTCGCGGCTCTCGGGCGGCGCGGAGCCCAAGAAG TTGATGAAGAATTTGAAGAGGCTATCCGAGTTACCCATCACTGTTGATATTCTTCTG GAAACTGGGGTAGGGAAGACGGTGAACGGTTTACGGAAACACGAGCAGGTTGGTGATTTTGCCAAGAACTTGGTGGCGAGGTGGAAGAAGCTGGTGCCCGTCCCACCAGAGGCCGAGCG gCACAATCATGAGCCTGCAGACCGCAGCTATGACCGAAGCATCCAGAGGAAGCGGCAACGTGATCCTTCCcccaaagaggaggaagaagttgAGCAGGACTACACAGAAGCCTACCAGCCCTCTTGCAGCCAGTCCTACCACCTGGAACATGGGGCAAAGAAGACCAAGAGATACTCAGAGCCTGAGAGAGCCCATGAAACTGTAAGCTATGACATCCCGGAGGACAGGACGTGGGACCGAGAGTCCCCGGTGCTCTCCGACCAGGAGGGCTCTGATTACGGACAAACGGCCTCCCCTGAGCCAAGCGACGTCCCTCAGGAACTGTACGTGGACTTCTGTAGAACtgaggaagaggaaagggagcagAAATCTCTTCATAGGAAGGCCGCTAAGGGCCACAGCTTTCAGGATAGGCAGGAGGGGAACCACAGTAGGAATTTCAGTGATGCCCAGGACAAAACCGGCTCGGGTCGGAGCAAGGAACACAAGTCTTCTCACAAGGAGAAGCAGCGGCTAGAAGCCAAGGGCGAGGACAGGGCGCCTGCTTTTGGCCTTGAGCGGATGCACAAGAGTTCCTCCAAAGAGTCCGCTTTGATGGGCAGCAGCAAGGAGAGGCCCAAGGCCTTGGATAGCTCCAAGcgagagaagaaaagagaaggtgGCAGCGCCAAGAAGGAGAAACTGCACCTGGACTCGGAGGAGGCGCTGGACGATCACGTGAAGAAGCCAAAGCACCCAGATTCAGATAGAGCCAAACCCGAGAAAGTGAAGCTCGGAGACCGGGAGAAGGTGAAACCCGAGGGGGATTCCTCTACtaagagcaaagagaagaagtcttctggcagcttaaaaagctcGGAGGGCAAACCCAAAGCCCCCGATTCGCACAAACGAACAGCCGCCTTCTCGCCTCCAAATCCTGGGGAGGGAGAAGTGGAGGACGTGTATGAGCGACCCACTATGTCTTTTGAGTCCTACCTGAGCTATGACCAgccccagaagaagaagaagaaggtggtCAAGCCTCCACCTCCTGTCGTCGAGAAGGAGAAGGACAGAGGACACGGCAAACAGAACGGTTCCAAGGCAAGTGCCAAGAGCAGTGACACCAGCCAAAAGCCCCAGAAGCAGAGCAGTGAAAAGAAGGCACCGGGGGTGTCCAAAGCAAAAAAG aTTCCCATTGACGTGGTGCCAACGCTTCCCGACATCCCTTTGCCTCCAATCCAGGCCAACTATCGCCCTCTTCCTTCGCTTGAATCAATTCCCCTTGCCCAGCCAAAGAGGAAAG CCCTATCTTCGCCCATCGAGGAAGATGAGGCCGGCTTCACGGGACGCAGGCTGAATTCGAAGATGCAGGTCTACTCAGGCTCCAAGACCGCCTACCTTCCAAAGATGATGACTCTGCACGAGCAGTGCATCCGGGTCCTGAGCAATAATATCGACT CAATCTATGAAGTGGGGGGTGTCCCTTACTCTGTCCTGGAACCTGTCTTGGAGCGTTGCACCCCAGAGCAGTTGTACCGCATTGAGGAGTGCAATCAC GTTTTAATTGAGGACACGGATCGGTTGTGGCACATCCACTGCGTCCGCGACTTCAAGAAGGAGAAGCCGGAAGAGTTTGAGTCCTGGAGGGAGATGTACCTGCGCCTGCATGACGCCCGGGAGCAGCGGCTGCTCCTGCTGACCCAGAACATCCGATCAGCCCATGCAAATAAACCCAGAG GCAGAGTAGCGAAGATGGCGTTTGTCAATTCAGCAGCCAAGCCGCCCAGGGATGTGAGGCGAAGGCAAGAGAAATTTGGGACTGGAGCAGCTGCTGTTCCAGAAAGGATCAA GATCAAGCCAGTATTGTACATGCCGATGAAAAGCAGCCATGTTCCTGCGGAAGAGGAGCAATCTTACGACGGACCCAGCACTAGCAGTGGACACTCCGGTCCATCCATGGGCAGCACCTCCTCAGTGAGCTACGACCCCAGGAAGCCCCCTGTAAAGA AAATCGCACCAATGATGGCGAAGACTATTAAAGCCTTCAAGAACAGATTTTCTCGGAGATAA
- the rpl11 gene encoding large ribosomal subunit protein uL5: MAQQEQVEKENPMRELRIRKLCLNICVGESGDRLTRAAKVLEQLTGQTPVFSKARYTVRSFGIRRNEKIAVHCTVRGAKAEEILEKGLKVREYELRKNNFSDTGNFGFGIQEHIDLGIKYDPSIGIYGLDFYVVLGRPGFSIADKKRRTGSIGAKHRISKEEAMRWFQQKYDGIILPGK, translated from the exons ATGGCG CAACAGGAGCAGGTTGAGAAGGAGAACCCCATGCGGGAGCTGCGCATCCGCAAACTCTGCCTGAACATCTGCGTTGGGGAGAGTGGGGACAGGCTCACCCGAGCTGCCAAAGTCCTGGAGCAGCTCACGGGGCAGACCCCTGTGTTCTCCAAAG CTCGATACACTGTCCGCTCCTTTGGGATCAGGAGAAACGAAAAGATTGCTGTCCACTGCACTGTGCGCGGGGCTAAAGCTGAGGAGATCTTAGAGAAAGGCTTGAAG GTGCGGGAATACGAGCTAAGGAAGAATAATTTCTCCGACACCGGCAATTTTGGTTTTGGAATTCAAGAACATATTGATTTGGGTATAAAATACGATCCCAGTATTGGTATCTACGGCTTGGACTTCTATGTG GTTCTGGGCAGGCCTGGTTTCAGCATTGCTGACAAGAAGCGCCGAACTGGGAGCATTGGGGCCAAGCACAGAATCAGCAAAGAGGAAGCTATGCGGTGGTTTCAACAGAAG TATGATGGCATCATCCTTCCTGGTAAATAA
- the LOC100564817 gene encoding kelch-like protein 31 encodes MAPKKKAPKKIKPLKKDGPANLTMVEEPSLDIDHHQQLDEFFENGSDGFLCTANEVLDPRHGANTLEEAHRMQKEHFLCDLTVATKTKTFNVHKLVMSSCSDYFRSLLKKNPSLQQVDLVDISPLGLATIITYAYTGRVSLSLYTIGSTISTASYLQMPALLNICTDFLIQEMNVENWTYVANLAETYSLNQTKNAAKKFIREHFLEFSETEQFMKLTFDQLNELLMDDDLQFPSEVVVFQIAMKWLESDPKRVQHAADLLNNVRFGTIPAHDLINYVQPVPCMMQNPECHRLLVDAMNYHLLPFQQNDLQSRRTKIRGSQKVLLVVGGRPCAADKAISKDVSHRDQDGNWNKLTEMPTKCFNQCVAVMDGFLYVAGGEDQNDARNQAKHAINNLCRYDPRFGTWLHLASMAHKRTHFSLSTFNGHLYAIGGRNAKGTLTSIECYIPSTNSWQAKTNMELPRCCHASMILGGEILVTGGYVNNAYSRTVCSYNPATDTWRDCTWLSTPRGWHGGATLRDRGYVLGGSQLGPRGERVDVIPVECYNPSTNQWSHVAPLPIGLSMAGVATLNGQILLVGGWNESMKKYQKGIQAYNPDLNEWIEDGELLEGTVGVSCCTIALPHTSTRGSRASSVGSAAVSI; translated from the exons ATGGCCCCCAAAAAGAAAGCCCCCAAGAAGATCAAGCCTTTGAAGAAAGATGGTCCTGCCAACCTCACAATGGTAGAAGAGCCTTCCCTTGACATCGACCATCATCAACAGCTGGATGAATTCTTTGAAAACGGCTCCGATGGGTTCCTCTGCACAGCCAACGAGGTTTTAGACCCAAGGCACGGAGCGAACACCCTGGAGGAGGCGCACCGTATGCAGAAGGAGCACTTCCTTTGCGATCTCACcgttgccacaaaaacaaagaccTTCAATGTCCATAAGCTGGTGATGTCCTCTTGTAGTGACTACTTCAGAAGCCTGTTGAAGAAGAACCCCAGCCTTCAACAAGTGGACCTTGTAGACATTTCTCCTTTGGGCCTGGCCACCATCATAACCTACGCCTACACAGGGAGAGTGAGTCTCTCTCTGTACACCATTGGAAGCACCATTTCCACTGCCAGCTACCTGCAGATGCCTGCCCTGCTCAACATATGCACAGACTTTCTCATCCAGGAGATGAATGTGGAGAACTGGACGTATGTGGCCAACCTGGCCGAGACCTACAGTCTCAACCAGACAAAGAATGCTGCCAAGAAGTTCATCCGGGAACATTTCCTTGAGTTCTCGGAGACCGAGCAGTTCATGAAGCTCACCTTTGACCAACTCAACGAATTGCTGATGGACGATGACCTTCAGTTCCCCAGTGAGGTAGTGGTTTTCCAGATTGCCATGAAGTGGCTTGAATCTGACCCTAAGCGAGTCCAACATGCTGCCGACCTCCTGAACAACGTCCGGTTCGGCACCATCCCAGCGCATGACTTGATCAACTATGTCCAGCCTGTGCCGTGTATGATGCAAAACCCAGAATGCCACAGGCTGCTGGTCGACGCCATGAATTACCACCTGCTGCCTTTCCAGCAGAATGACCTCCAGTCCAGAAGGACCAAGATTCGAGGGAGCCAGAAGGTCTTGCTGGTGGTTGGCGGGCGCCCATGCGCCGCAGATAAGGCCATTAGTAAAGACGTGAGTCACAGAGATCAGGATGGGAATTGGAACAAGCTGACAGAGATGCCAACCAAGTGCTTCAACCAATGTGTGGCAGTCATGGATGGATTCCTCTATGTGGCGGGAGGAGAAGATCAAAACGATGCCCGCAACCAAGCCAAGCACGCCATTAACAATCTGTGCAG GTACGACCCACGTTTTGGCACCTGGCTCCACTTGGCCAGCATGGCCCACAAAAGAACTCACTTCAGCCTCAGCACCTTCAACGGGCACCTTTATGCCATAGGGGGACGCAATGCCAAGGGGACCCTCACCTCCATCGAATGCTATATCCCATCCACCAACAGCTGGCAAGCCAAGACCAACATGGAGCTCCCACGCTGCTGCCATGCCAGCATGATCCTGGGAGGCGAGATCCTGGTGACAGGCGGCTACGTAAACAATGCCTACTCCCGCACTGTGTGCAGCTACAACCCAGCCACAGACACTTGGAGGGACTGTACCTGGCTCAGCACTCCAAGAGGGTGGCACGGTGGTGCCACGTTAAGGGATCGTGGGTACGTCCTGGGGGGCAGCCAGCTGGGGCCCCGAGGGGAGAGGGTGGACGTCATCCCGGTGGAGTGTTACAACCCTTCCACCAACCAGTGGAGTCACGTGGCCCCGCTGCCCATTGGCTTGAGCATGGCTGGGGTGGCCACCCTCAATGGGCAAATCCTGCTCGTGGGGGGCTGGAATGAGAGCATGAAGAAATACCAGAAGGGCATCCAGGCCTATAACCCCGACCTGAATGAATGGATCGAGGACGGCGAACTTTTGGAAGGGACCGTGGGGGTCTCTTGCTGCACCATCGCCCTTCCGCACACCAGCACCAGAGGGTCCCGGGCCAGCTCTGTTGGATCAGCAGCCGTCAGTATCTAA